Proteins from a single region of Nocardioides anomalus:
- a CDS encoding urease accessory UreF family protein, translated as MNALALLLADARLPAAGHTQSAQLEPALAAGLAATDPAADLAAYCRTRLATVVRTEAATAVVARHHALTGRPLAEVETAWAARTPSDAMRATARLLGRGLLRLARRTWPAAARHWTSVDRPPRAVVLGAVAAETGLAARELVTVVAYDDVQTVLGAALKLLPLDPADATAWCVGLLPDVDRLADVLSTLTATTDIPATGSPQIEAWAQAHALTTRRLFSA; from the coding sequence GTGAACGCTCTCGCGCTCCTGCTCGCCGACGCCCGCCTGCCGGCCGCCGGGCACACCCAGTCGGCCCAGCTCGAGCCGGCCCTCGCCGCAGGGCTCGCCGCCACGGACCCGGCGGCGGACCTGGCGGCGTACTGCCGGACCCGGCTGGCCACCGTCGTCCGCACCGAGGCCGCCACCGCGGTCGTCGCCCGCCACCACGCGCTCACCGGTCGCCCCCTCGCCGAGGTGGAGACCGCCTGGGCCGCCCGCACCCCCAGCGACGCCATGCGCGCCACCGCCCGCCTGCTCGGCCGCGGCCTGCTGCGGCTGGCTCGCCGCACCTGGCCGGCCGCGGCGCGCCACTGGACGAGCGTCGACCGCCCGCCCCGCGCCGTCGTCCTGGGCGCCGTGGCGGCCGAGACCGGGCTGGCGGCGCGGGAGCTGGTCACCGTCGTGGCGTACGACGACGTGCAGACCGTGCTGGGCGCTGCGCTCAAGCTCCTCCCCCTCGATCCGGCCGACGCCACCGCGTGGTGCGTCGGGCTGCTGCCCGACGTCGACCGGCTGGCCGACGTGCTCTCCACCCTGACGGCGACCACCGACATCCCGGCTACCGGTTCTCCACAGATCGAGGCGTGGGCCCAGGCGCACGCCCTTACGACCAGGAGGTTGTTCAGTGCCTGA
- a CDS encoding urease subunit alpha, whose product MAELTRGEHAALYGPTVGDQVRLGDTDLWIEVEQDLTFGGEEAVFGGGKSIRESMAQGTATRAEGAPDTVITNAVVLDHWGVVKADVGLRDGRIVALGRAGNPDIADGVHPDLVIGPGTDVISGEGRVLTAGAIDVHVHFLSTSQVHEALASGVTTVGGGGTGPSEGSRATTVTPGAWHLRTVHRALDHLPVNVLLMGKGNTVSAAGLAEQALAGAAAYKVHEDWGSTPAAIDAALRAADEHGLQVALHSDSLNEAGFLESTVAAIAGRSIHAFHTEGAGGGHAPDIIEVASLPHVIPGSTNPTLPHTVNTVAEHLDMLMVCHHLSPRVPEDLAFAESRIRATTIAAEDVLHDLGALSITSSDAQAMGRIGEVVTRTWQVAHVMKARRGPLDGGLAADNERARRYVAKYTINPAIAHGIAHEVGSVEVGKLADLVLWDPRFFGVRPELVLKGGALVRAALGDPNASIPTPQPVLMRPTLVDADGADHAVTFVAPAALEDGLADRLGLRRPLAAVTPTREVGKADMVNNDALPDIHVDPETFAITVDGDLVVPQPATELPLARLYSLF is encoded by the coding sequence GTGGCTGAGCTGACCCGGGGCGAGCACGCCGCGCTCTACGGCCCGACCGTCGGCGACCAGGTCCGCCTCGGCGACACCGACCTGTGGATCGAGGTCGAGCAGGACCTGACCTTCGGCGGAGAGGAGGCGGTCTTCGGCGGCGGGAAGTCCATCCGCGAGTCGATGGCCCAGGGCACGGCCACCCGGGCCGAGGGCGCGCCCGACACCGTCATCACCAACGCCGTGGTCCTCGACCACTGGGGCGTGGTCAAGGCCGACGTCGGTCTGCGCGACGGCCGGATCGTGGCCCTGGGCCGGGCCGGCAACCCCGACATCGCCGACGGCGTGCACCCCGACCTGGTCATCGGCCCCGGCACCGACGTCATCTCCGGTGAGGGCCGCGTCCTCACCGCCGGCGCGATCGACGTGCACGTGCACTTCCTGTCGACCTCGCAGGTCCACGAGGCACTGGCCAGCGGCGTCACCACCGTGGGCGGCGGCGGCACCGGTCCGTCGGAGGGCTCACGAGCCACCACCGTCACCCCGGGTGCCTGGCACCTGCGGACCGTGCACCGCGCGCTCGACCACCTGCCGGTCAACGTCCTGCTGATGGGCAAGGGCAACACCGTCAGCGCCGCCGGTCTGGCCGAGCAGGCACTGGCCGGCGCCGCGGCGTACAAGGTGCACGAGGACTGGGGCTCCACCCCGGCCGCCATCGACGCCGCGCTGCGCGCCGCCGACGAGCACGGGCTGCAGGTCGCCCTGCACTCCGACTCGCTCAACGAGGCCGGCTTCCTGGAGTCGACCGTGGCCGCCATCGCGGGCCGCTCGATCCACGCCTTCCACACCGAGGGCGCCGGCGGCGGGCACGCGCCGGACATCATCGAGGTCGCCTCGCTCCCCCACGTGATCCCCGGCTCGACCAACCCCACGCTGCCGCACACGGTCAACACCGTCGCCGAGCACCTCGACATGCTGATGGTCTGCCACCACCTCAGCCCACGGGTGCCGGAGGACCTGGCCTTCGCGGAGTCGCGCATCCGGGCCACGACGATCGCGGCCGAGGACGTCCTGCACGACCTGGGGGCACTGTCCATCACCTCCTCGGACGCCCAGGCCATGGGCCGCATCGGCGAGGTCGTCACCCGGACCTGGCAGGTCGCGCACGTGATGAAGGCCCGGCGGGGACCGCTCGACGGCGGCCTGGCGGCGGACAACGAGCGCGCCAGGAGGTACGTCGCGAAGTACACGATCAACCCGGCCATCGCCCACGGCATCGCCCACGAGGTCGGCTCGGTCGAGGTCGGCAAGCTGGCCGACCTCGTGCTGTGGGACCCGCGCTTCTTCGGGGTCCGTCCCGAGCTGGTCCTCAAGGGCGGCGCGCTGGTGCGCGCGGCCCTGGGCGACCCCAACGCCAGCATCCCCACGCCGCAGCCGGTGCTCATGCGCCCCACGCTCGTCGACGCCGACGGCGCCGACCACGCGGTCACCTTCGTCGCCCCGGCCGCCCTCGAGGACGGCCTCGCCGACCGGCTCGGCCTGCGCCGGCCGCTCGCGGCCGTGACCCCGACCCGCGAGGTGGGCAAGGCGGACATGGTCAACAACGACGCCCTGCCCGACATCCACGTCGACCCGGAGACCTTCGCGATCACCGTCGACGGCGACCTGGTCGTGCCGCAGCCGGCGACCGAGCTGCCGCTGGCCCGGTTGTACTCGCTGTTCTGA
- a CDS encoding urease subunit gamma, with translation MHLTPGETEKLLLSVAGMVARDRLARGVRLNHPEAVALLSCWVIERARDGAGVAELMEAGREVLTTDQVLPDVPAMLHDVQVEATFPDGRKLVTLHDPIAGGDDSTTEPPGALRLAEGTLEINADRTPEERGTLVIVNTGDRPVQIGSHLHLPDANTALDFDREAARGFRLDIPSGTSRRFEPGASREVAVVALRGRRLVPGIQVRERG, from the coding sequence GTGCACCTGACGCCGGGCGAGACCGAGAAGCTCCTGCTCTCGGTGGCGGGCATGGTCGCGCGGGACCGGCTGGCCCGTGGGGTCCGGCTCAACCACCCCGAGGCCGTGGCCCTGCTGAGCTGCTGGGTGATCGAGCGCGCGCGGGACGGCGCCGGCGTGGCCGAGCTCATGGAAGCCGGCCGCGAGGTGCTCACCACCGACCAGGTGCTGCCGGACGTCCCGGCCATGCTGCACGACGTGCAGGTCGAGGCGACCTTCCCCGACGGGCGCAAGCTGGTCACCCTCCACGACCCGATCGCGGGCGGTGACGACAGCACGACCGAGCCACCGGGCGCGCTCCGGCTGGCCGAGGGCACGCTCGAGATCAACGCCGACCGGACGCCCGAGGAGCGCGGGACCCTGGTCATCGTCAACACCGGCGACCGCCCCGTGCAGATCGGCTCGCACCTGCACCTGCCGGACGCCAACACCGCTCTCGACTTCGACCGCGAGGCGGCCCGGGGGTTCCGGCTCGACATCCCCTCGGGTACGTCGCGCCGCTTCGAGCCCGGCGCCTCCCGCGAGGTGGCGGTGGTGGCCCTGCGCGGGCGCCGGCTCGTGCCGGGGATCCAGGTGCGCGAGCGTGGCTGA
- a CDS encoding SDR family oxidoreductase: MSRIAVVGGHGQVAQHLLVALRRSEHTPVALVRREAYREELESRGAEVRLLDIESQDAAAFAAAFAGCDAVVFAAGGGPDGNQERKRTVDLEGSLKSVEGARQAGISRFVQVSAIGVDDPLPEDTEDVWRAYVEAKRDADAAVRDSGLDWTIIRPGRLTDDPATGLVALGPDVERGEVTRADVAAVLAAVLDEPGTIGKQWDLVNGDTPVADAVRQGG, translated from the coding sequence ATGTCCCGCATCGCCGTCGTCGGGGGCCACGGACAGGTGGCCCAGCACCTCCTCGTCGCGCTGCGGCGCTCCGAGCACACCCCGGTCGCCCTCGTGCGCCGCGAGGCGTACCGCGAGGAGCTCGAGTCCCGCGGCGCCGAGGTGCGCCTGCTCGACATCGAGAGCCAGGACGCCGCGGCCTTCGCGGCGGCCTTCGCCGGCTGCGACGCCGTCGTCTTCGCCGCCGGCGGCGGCCCGGACGGCAACCAGGAGCGCAAGCGGACCGTCGACCTCGAGGGCTCGCTGAAGTCCGTCGAGGGCGCTCGGCAGGCCGGCATCTCGCGCTTCGTGCAGGTCTCGGCCATCGGCGTGGACGACCCGCTGCCCGAGGACACCGAGGACGTCTGGCGGGCCTACGTCGAGGCCAAGCGCGACGCCGACGCGGCCGTGCGCGACAGCGGCCTCGACTGGACGATCATCCGGCCCGGCCGGCTCACCGACGACCCGGCCACCGGGCTGGTCGCGCTCGGCCCGGACGTGGAGCGCGGCGAGGTCACCCGCGCCGACGTGGCCGCCGTGCTGGCCGCCGTGCTCGACGAGCCCGGCACCATCGGCAAGCAGTGGGACCTGGTCAACGGCGACACGCCCGTCGCCGACGCGGTGCGCCAGGGCGGCTGA
- a CDS encoding 5'-3' exonuclease, producing the protein MLLDSASMYFRAFFGVPEITDDDGLPVNAVRGFMDFISRLVEQYDPDELVCCWDNDWRPQWRVDLLPSYKAHRVVSEVASGPDVEEVPDPLEVQVPVILEVLDAFGLCVRGADGYEADDVIGTLATGARGPVDVVTGDRDLFQVVDDDAEVRVLYIARGVGNHERVDNAWVRGKYGIDAAQYADFATLRGDASDGLPGVAGVGEKTAATLLGRFGDMAGILAAAGDPDSELGPGPRGKIKAAADYLAVAPQVVAVARDLDVDRTGLERPVTPRDPERVAELAEKHNLEGPATRLVEALMR; encoded by the coding sequence ATGCTGCTGGACTCCGCCTCGATGTACTTCCGGGCCTTCTTCGGCGTCCCGGAGATCACCGACGACGACGGGCTGCCGGTCAACGCGGTGCGCGGCTTCATGGACTTCATCTCCCGGCTGGTCGAGCAGTACGACCCCGACGAGCTGGTGTGCTGCTGGGACAACGACTGGCGCCCGCAGTGGCGGGTCGACCTGCTGCCGTCGTACAAGGCGCACCGGGTGGTCTCGGAGGTCGCGAGCGGGCCGGACGTCGAGGAGGTTCCGGACCCGCTCGAGGTGCAGGTGCCGGTGATCCTGGAGGTGCTGGACGCGTTCGGGCTCTGCGTGCGGGGCGCGGACGGCTACGAGGCCGACGACGTGATCGGCACGCTGGCGACGGGCGCGCGGGGGCCGGTGGACGTGGTGACCGGGGACCGCGACCTGTTCCAGGTCGTCGACGACGACGCGGAGGTGCGGGTGCTCTACATCGCGCGCGGCGTGGGCAACCACGAGCGGGTCGACAACGCGTGGGTGCGCGGCAAGTACGGCATCGACGCGGCGCAGTACGCCGACTTCGCCACCCTGCGCGGCGACGCCTCCGACGGCCTGCCGGGCGTGGCCGGCGTGGGCGAGAAGACCGCGGCCACGCTGCTGGGCCGGTTCGGGGACATGGCCGGCATCCTCGCGGCGGCCGGCGACCCGGACTCCGAGCTCGGGCCGGGGCCGCGCGGCAAGATCAAGGCGGCGGCCGACTACCTGGCCGTCGCGCCGCAGGTGGTCGCGGTGGCCCGGGACCTCGACGTGGACCGCACGGGTCTCGAGCGGCCGGTCACGCCGCGCGACCCGGAGCGGGTGGCGGAGCTGGCCGAGAAGCACAACCTCGAGGGGCCGGCCACCCGGCTCGTCGAGGCGCTCATGCGCTGA
- a CDS encoding Lrp/AsnC family transcriptional regulator codes for MSFTDLGKATGLSTSAVHQRVKRLEQRGLILGYGATVNHEAIGLPLTAFISIRPIDPSQPDDSPARLEEIPEIESCWSVAGDESYILKVRLARPSDLEDLLARIRLAANVSTRTTIVLSTYYENRPVTGG; via the coding sequence ATGTCCTTCACCGACCTCGGCAAGGCCACGGGCCTGTCCACGTCCGCGGTCCACCAGCGGGTCAAGCGCCTCGAGCAGCGCGGCCTGATCCTCGGCTACGGCGCGACCGTCAACCACGAGGCCATCGGCCTGCCGCTGACCGCCTTCATCTCCATCCGCCCGATCGACCCCTCCCAGCCCGACGACTCCCCGGCCCGGCTCGAGGAGATCCCCGAGATCGAGTCCTGCTGGTCGGTGGCCGGCGACGAGTCCTACATCCTCAAGGTCCGCCTGGCCCGCCCGAGCGACCTCGAGGACCTGCTCGCCCGCATCCGCCTGGCCGCCAACGTCTCCACGCGCACGACGATCGTGCTGTCGACGTACTACGAGAACCGCCCCGTCACCGGCGGGTGA
- a CDS encoding VOC family protein, translating to MRLDHLILACADVDAAAARLLAEHGLGSVVGGEHPAWGTRNRIIPAGSAYVELMGVGDRAVAETTPLGRRVLEASADGDAWLGLAVEPDDLEATAARLGLPVSTGSRTRPDGSTLSWRSAGMEEMAARQVPFFLAWDGVRGADVHPDEGGPAEVVEVELGGDSDELGAWLGGDVPGLTLVGGARGVRRVELRAPRGTFELGRT from the coding sequence GTGCGCCTCGACCACCTGATCCTCGCCTGCGCCGACGTCGACGCCGCCGCGGCCCGCCTGCTCGCCGAGCACGGCCTGGGGTCGGTCGTCGGCGGCGAGCACCCCGCCTGGGGCACCCGCAATCGGATCATCCCGGCCGGCTCGGCGTACGTCGAGCTGATGGGCGTCGGCGACCGTGCCGTCGCCGAGACCACACCGCTGGGCCGACGGGTGCTCGAGGCGAGCGCGGACGGCGACGCCTGGCTGGGCCTGGCCGTCGAGCCGGACGACCTCGAGGCCACCGCCGCGCGGCTGGGGCTCCCGGTCTCGACCGGCTCGCGGACCCGCCCCGACGGCAGCACCCTCTCCTGGCGCTCGGCCGGCATGGAGGAGATGGCGGCGCGGCAGGTGCCGTTCTTCCTGGCCTGGGACGGGGTCCGCGGCGCCGACGTGCACCCCGACGAGGGCGGACCGGCCGAGGTGGTCGAGGTCGAGCTCGGCGGCGACTCGGACGAGCTGGGTGCCTGGCTCGGCGGCGACGTGCCCGGGTTGACGCTGGTCGGCGGCGCGCGCGGAGTGCGCCGGGTGGAGCTGCGGGCCCCGCGCGGGACGTTCGAGCTCGGCCGCACCTGA
- a CDS encoding KamA family radical SAM protein yields the protein MTIETSIGLETGQPYPYQRVELVEPDWTRFPGWRDVTRAEWESVQWQRAHCVKNVKQLRDLLGDLVDERFYADLERDQAERATMSMLVPPQMLNTMVPHLTPAGPGSLTEALYADPVRMYMLPVFSDRRTDWPSHPHATRDSLHEHDMWATEGLTHRYPTKVLAELLPTCPQYCGHCTRMDLVGNSTAVIDKLKFVGKPNDRLGDMLDYLRRTPQVRDVVVSGGDVANMPWPRLEAFLTQVLEIENIRDIRLATKALMGMPQHWLQPDVVEGVGRVASTARARGVSIAIHTHVNHANSVTPLVADAARAMLDAGVRDVRNQGVLLNGVNADPHALLDLCFRLLDGAQIMPYYFYMCDMIPFSEHWRVSVADAQRLQHHIMGYLPGFATPRIVCDVPFVGKRWVHQLASYDEVRGISHWTKNYRTSIEAADPEALTRTYEYYDPIHSLSAEGQAWWAEHGQLDESALKAAEMAEASRRTAALQAY from the coding sequence GTGACCATTGAAACGTCCATCGGGCTCGAGACCGGTCAGCCCTACCCCTACCAGCGTGTCGAGCTGGTGGAGCCGGACTGGACCCGCTTCCCGGGCTGGCGCGACGTCACCCGCGCGGAGTGGGAGTCGGTCCAGTGGCAGCGCGCGCACTGCGTGAAGAACGTCAAGCAGCTGCGCGACCTGCTCGGTGACCTGGTCGACGAGCGCTTCTACGCCGACCTCGAGCGCGACCAGGCCGAGCGCGCCACGATGTCGATGCTCGTGCCGCCGCAGATGCTCAACACGATGGTCCCGCACCTCACGCCCGCCGGCCCGGGCTCGCTGACCGAGGCGCTCTACGCCGACCCCGTCCGGATGTACATGCTGCCGGTCTTCTCCGACCGCCGTACCGACTGGCCATCGCACCCCCACGCCACCCGCGACTCGCTGCACGAGCACGACATGTGGGCCACCGAGGGGCTGACCCACCGCTACCCGACCAAGGTGCTCGCCGAGCTGCTGCCCACGTGCCCGCAGTACTGCGGCCACTGCACCCGCATGGACCTGGTCGGCAACTCCACCGCGGTCATCGACAAGCTGAAGTTCGTCGGCAAGCCGAACGACCGGCTCGGAGACATGCTCGACTACCTGCGCCGCACGCCCCAGGTGCGCGACGTGGTCGTCTCCGGCGGCGACGTGGCCAACATGCCGTGGCCCCGGCTCGAGGCGTTCCTCACCCAGGTGCTCGAGATCGAGAACATCCGCGACATCCGCCTGGCCACCAAGGCCCTCATGGGGATGCCCCAGCACTGGCTGCAGCCCGACGTGGTCGAGGGCGTGGGCCGGGTCGCCTCGACCGCGCGCGCCCGCGGGGTCTCCATCGCCATCCACACCCACGTCAACCACGCCAACTCGGTGACCCCGCTGGTCGCCGACGCCGCCCGCGCGATGCTCGACGCCGGCGTGCGCGACGTGCGCAACCAGGGCGTCCTGCTCAACGGCGTGAACGCCGACCCGCACGCCCTGCTCGACCTGTGCTTCCGGCTGCTCGACGGCGCGCAGATCATGCCCTACTACTTCTACATGTGCGACATGATCCCGTTCTCGGAGCACTGGCGGGTCTCGGTCGCCGACGCCCAGCGGCTCCAGCACCACATCATGGGCTACCTGCCGGGCTTCGCCACCCCGCGCATCGTCTGTGACGTGCCGTTCGTCGGCAAGCGCTGGGTGCACCAGCTCGCGTCGTATGACGAGGTGCGCGGCATCTCGCACTGGACCAAGAACTACCGGACCTCCATCGAGGCGGCCGACCCCGAGGCGCTGACCCGCACCTACGAGTACTACGACCCGATCCACTCCCTCTCCGCCGAGGGCCAGGCGTGGTGGGCCGAGCACGGGCAGCTCGACGAGTCCGCGCTCAAGGCCGCCGAGATGGCCGAGGCCTCGCGTCGTACGGCGGCGCTGCAGGCGTACTGA
- the kdd gene encoding L-erythro-3,5-diaminohexanoate dehydrogenase, translating to MRPSDPTGLHRVLDDRTVLPQAAQRLDTRRELWPDEVRIRVERLNLDAASFRQLERTHASPDAVRDAVLDIVRTRGKMQNPETGSGGMLVGTVEEVGPESPLGLRVGDRVATLVSLTLTPLVVEDDLARWDGRSEQVPADGYAILFGRSIAAVLPDDLPAELSLAVMDVCGAPALTARVVEGYDAPVVAVIGGAGKSGSLSLAAARRAGAKRTVGVVPTEAEAQLLRAAGIADDVALADARDPVALRDAVAAAAGGPADVTVVCVDVPGCEGGAVLTTAAGGTVIFFSMATSFSAAALGAEGLAADVTMLVGNGYVPGHAAYAVELLREHDGVRSLFERRL from the coding sequence GTGCGACCGAGTGACCCGACCGGGCTGCACCGTGTGCTGGACGACCGCACCGTCCTGCCCCAGGCGGCGCAGCGGCTGGACACCCGGCGCGAGCTGTGGCCCGACGAGGTCCGGATCCGGGTCGAGCGGCTCAACCTGGACGCCGCGTCGTTCCGCCAGCTCGAGCGCACCCACGCCTCGCCCGACGCGGTGCGCGACGCCGTCCTCGACATCGTGCGCACGCGCGGCAAGATGCAGAACCCCGAGACCGGCTCCGGCGGCATGCTGGTCGGCACCGTCGAGGAGGTCGGCCCCGAGTCGCCGCTCGGTCTGCGCGTCGGCGACCGGGTGGCCACCCTGGTCTCGCTCACGCTCACCCCGCTCGTGGTCGAGGACGACCTGGCGCGCTGGGACGGCCGCTCCGAGCAGGTGCCGGCCGACGGCTACGCGATCCTCTTCGGCCGCTCCATCGCCGCCGTGCTGCCCGACGACCTGCCCGCCGAGCTGTCCCTGGCCGTCATGGACGTCTGCGGCGCGCCGGCGCTCACCGCCCGCGTCGTCGAGGGGTACGACGCACCGGTGGTCGCGGTCATCGGCGGCGCCGGCAAGTCCGGCTCGCTCTCGCTGGCCGCGGCCCGCCGGGCCGGCGCCAAGCGCACCGTCGGCGTGGTGCCCACCGAGGCCGAGGCGCAGCTGCTGCGCGCCGCCGGCATCGCCGACGACGTGGCCCTGGCCGACGCCCGGGACCCGGTCGCGCTGCGCGACGCGGTGGCCGCCGCGGCCGGCGGTCCGGCCGACGTCACCGTGGTCTGCGTCGACGTCCCCGGGTGCGAGGGCGGCGCGGTGCTGACCACCGCGGCCGGCGGCACGGTCATCTTCTTCTCCATGGCCACGTCCTTCTCCGCCGCCGCCCTCGGTGCCGAGGGGCTCGCGGCCGACGTGACGATGCTGGTCGGCAACGGCTACGTGCCCGGCCACGCGGCGTACGCCGTGGAGCTGCTCCGTGAGCACGACGGCGTCCGGTCGCTGTTCGAGCGGCGGCTCTGA
- the kamD gene encoding lysine 5,6-aminomutase subunit alpha — MARRPRGKLDLDPVTVRKARALARKAGRPIVDLAQQHTTVSVERATLRMAGLGGADGDGIPWANRLLDTVRADVGLEHGVALPVWDALVRGEAEDLATLAQKAGAGSVRFRLPEGRDATRARSAARKQVGAGLKRIDARRRERERMVRKHGDAPRTPWIYLIVATGDIMEDIPQAQQAAREGADVIAVIRSTGQSLLDYVPEGATREGFAGTYATQENFRLMRAALDESSAELGRYVRLTNYASGLCMPEIATLAGLERLDMMLNDSMYGILFRDINPVRTFVDQRFSRQVHARAGIIINTGEDNYLTTADAVEAAHTVTTSQLLNEYFAKEAGLEDWQLGLGHAFEIDPDLPNSFRMELAHALLARELFPEAPLKWMPPTRHMTGDVFRGNLLDGFFNLVGSLTGQGILLVGMMTEAVVTPWLSDRDIALQNVRYVLNATGDLHEDFNPAPDGFIATRARQVLGETVDLLEAIVDDGLLAAIADGTFGLMKRPADAGRGLDGVARKAEAYFNPASELLEEAQ, encoded by the coding sequence ATGGCCCGCAGGCCCCGCGGCAAGCTCGACCTCGACCCGGTCACCGTCCGCAAGGCGCGCGCGCTGGCCCGCAAGGCGGGCCGGCCGATCGTCGACCTGGCCCAGCAGCACACCACGGTCAGCGTCGAGCGGGCCACGCTGCGCATGGCCGGGCTCGGCGGCGCCGACGGCGACGGCATCCCGTGGGCCAACCGGCTCCTCGACACCGTCCGGGCGGACGTCGGGTTGGAGCACGGCGTCGCGCTGCCGGTCTGGGACGCCCTGGTCCGTGGCGAGGCCGAGGACCTGGCCACCCTGGCCCAGAAGGCCGGCGCCGGCTCGGTGCGGTTCCGGCTGCCCGAGGGCCGCGACGCGACGCGCGCCAGGAGCGCCGCGCGCAAGCAGGTCGGGGCGGGCCTCAAGCGCATCGACGCCCGCCGCCGGGAGCGCGAGCGGATGGTCCGCAAGCACGGCGACGCCCCGCGCACGCCGTGGATCTACCTCATCGTCGCGACCGGCGACATCATGGAGGACATCCCGCAGGCCCAGCAGGCCGCGCGCGAGGGCGCCGACGTGATCGCGGTGATCCGCTCGACGGGTCAGAGCCTGCTCGACTACGTCCCCGAGGGCGCGACCCGCGAGGGCTTCGCCGGCACCTACGCCACCCAGGAGAACTTCCGGCTGATGCGGGCCGCGCTCGACGAGTCCAGCGCCGAGCTGGGCCGCTACGTGCGCCTGACCAACTACGCCTCGGGGCTCTGCATGCCTGAGATCGCCACCCTGGCCGGGCTCGAGCGGCTCGACATGATGCTCAACGACTCGATGTACGGGATCCTCTTCCGCGACATCAACCCGGTCCGCACCTTCGTGGACCAGCGCTTCAGCCGCCAGGTCCACGCCCGCGCCGGCATCATCATCAACACCGGCGAGGACAACTACCTCACCACCGCCGACGCCGTCGAGGCCGCGCACACGGTGACGACGAGCCAGCTGCTCAACGAGTACTTCGCCAAGGAGGCCGGGCTCGAGGACTGGCAGCTCGGCCTGGGCCACGCGTTCGAGATCGACCCGGACCTGCCGAACTCCTTCCGCATGGAGCTGGCCCACGCGCTGCTGGCCCGCGAGCTGTTCCCGGAGGCGCCGCTGAAGTGGATGCCGCCGACGCGGCACATGACCGGCGACGTCTTCCGCGGCAACCTGCTCGACGGCTTCTTCAACCTGGTCGGCTCGCTCACCGGCCAGGGCATCCTGCTGGTCGGCATGATGACCGAGGCCGTGGTGACGCCGTGGCTCTCCGACCGCGACATCGCGCTGCAGAACGTCCGCTACGTCCTCAACGCCACCGGCGACCTGCACGAGGACTTCAACCCCGCCCCGGACGGCTTCATCGCCACCCGCGCCAGGCAGGTGCTGGGCGAGACCGTGGACCTGCTCGAGGCCATCGTCGACGACGGCCTGCTCGCGGCCATCGCGGACGGCACCTTCGGGCTCATGAAGCGCCCCGCCGACGCCGGCCGCGGCCTGGACGGCGTCGCGCGCAAGGCCGAGGCGTACTTCAACCCCGCCAGCGAGCTGCTCGAGGAGGCGCAGTGA
- the kamE gene encoding lysine 5,6-aminomutase subunit beta, with the protein MSIVRPYGDATGDGMVQLSFTLPVPHDKVADGAAVQLANKMGMDPALVVHSKPMGPDFTFFVVYGRVNHLVDTSTVEVVERDYPLLTPKEVNAAVKRSLRRRLVVVGGCIGTDAHTVGIDAILNIKGFAGEKGLEYYREIKVVNLGAQVSVPQLVERARAEKADAVLVSQVVTQRDAHLLNTREMSAAFREAYPPERRPLLVVGGPRFDETMAGELGVDRVFSRGTTPGEVASFLVHRIAPRAAA; encoded by the coding sequence GTGAGCATCGTCCGCCCGTACGGCGACGCCACCGGCGACGGCATGGTGCAGCTGAGCTTCACCCTGCCGGTGCCGCACGACAAGGTCGCCGACGGCGCCGCCGTCCAGCTGGCCAACAAGATGGGCATGGACCCGGCGCTGGTCGTGCACAGCAAGCCGATGGGTCCGGACTTCACGTTCTTCGTGGTCTACGGCCGGGTCAACCACCTCGTCGACACCAGCACCGTCGAGGTCGTCGAGCGCGACTACCCGCTGCTCACGCCCAAGGAGGTCAACGCCGCGGTCAAGCGCTCGCTGCGCCGCCGCCTCGTCGTCGTGGGCGGCTGCATCGGCACCGACGCGCACACCGTGGGCATCGACGCGATCCTCAACATCAAGGGGTTCGCGGGGGAGAAGGGGCTGGAGTACTACCGCGAGATCAAGGTGGTGAACCTCGGCGCCCAGGTCTCGGTCCCGCAGCTGGTCGAGCGCGCCCGCGCCGAGAAGGCCGACGCCGTCCTGGTCTCCCAGGTCGTCACCCAGCGCGACGCGCACCTGCTCAACACCCGCGAGATGTCCGCGGCCTTCCGCGAGGCCTACCCGCCGGAGCGGCGGCCGTTGCTGGTCGTGGGCGGGCCCCGCTTCGACGAGACCATGGCCGGTGAGCTCGGCGTGGACCGCGTGTTCTCCCGGGGCACGACGCCCGGCGAGGTCGCGTCCTTCCTCGTGCACCGGATCGCCCCCCGGGCGGCGGCGTGA